The genomic interval AGCTTTCTTTAAGTCCCACTAATTTGTCTTGTTTTTCCACCAAGATATTATTTTTAAGACGGTTATGAATACGTTCGATTTCGCGCTGTACATCACAAATACCTTGGAAGAAATCAGCACTATGTTCATTGCTATAATCTGGGTTATAGACAATCGCATCCAGGGTTTGGCAACGTTGATTATGATCTGCCAACGCTCGATCCAAACATTGTGCGCGACTATTGAGTTCACTCAATATAGCCTGCTGCTGGTTTTGCGCAATTTCGGCTGTGGTGCGTTCAGCTTCTGCATCTGCGTCTTCTAAGCATTTTTCCACATCAAAATCTGGCCACAACTTAGCGATCGAACGAAGGTTATCCTCATTCTCATCGGCTTTTTCAGAAGTAAATTCCTGTTGGTCACTTAACACCGCACAACGTTTTTCGCATTCTTTGAGTTGCTGTGCTGTTTGACCCAATTCGCTATCTAAGATCTGAATAGACGCATCCAACTCTTGCGCTTGTTCGGCAAGTTGCTCGTATTCTACTTCTAGTTCAGAGAAATCAGATAAATCAATTTGCTCTAAGTTCTTTTCAGCGTTTTGCCAGCTACGATTCACACTTACCATTTGCTGAAGTTGGTCAGCATAGGTCAGATGACGCAATTGATTTACGGCCAACAATAGATCTTGCGCTTCACGCAGGCTCTGCTGAGCCTGACTTGCTTGATCGGCCAATTGTTGCAGTTCTCGCTGCTTTGCTTGCTCGGCACGCTCGCGAGCACCTTGACCAAAGACAAGTTCCGTATCGCTCATATCACAGCGATACATAGAATAAGAACCAGAACCCATGCCTTGCTTGGTAATACCGCGACGGGTGCGACGCAAAGTATCCGCATCAGGCACTTGCTCAACTGAACCATAACTGGCTGTCAGATAATGACGCGCCGTTGCATGCTCAAATGACATCAAATGAATGATCGAGTTATGCGGAGTATTACCGCGTTCGGCGTCCTGTTTAGCTTTACTGCCTTGAATCACGCGAGCTCGATTGCCGCCCTGCATATTACGCACGATACTAATGGCTTGAGATTCGTAATCGCTTTCAACAATGATGCTAAAGCGAGCACCACCGATATACCCCTCAATAGCGTTTTGCCAATCTGGGTCTTTTACTTCGACATAGTCACATAGCACTTTCGGGTCGGCTTGTGGACATTCGCGACGAATGGCATCCAATGCCGCCTCAACAAAATAAGGATAACTCACCTGGGATGCATTCAAACGATCCAAGTCCATTTGTATTTGCTGCATTTTCTTTTGTTGGGACTGCAGCTTTTGCTCGCGGCGATCAGCCAATCGCGCAAGTTGATCTCGAAGACTCACACCATCTGTGGTTAATTCAGGGTTGAACCAACGATCACGCCATTCATTAATTTGTTGCTGGCGCTTAATCCCCTCATCGAGATGACTTTCTAACGGTGCCATATCGATCATGTCTTTATTTAGAATCGCCGCAAAGTCCAATTGATCTTCATCGGCTAACGCAACCACATCTTTGGCTTGCTTTAAAAAATTACGTTCATTGAGCGCACTGATTTCTGCGCCAATGCTGGTATTTTGCAAGGTTTTGAAAATGCTTTTACTGGCATCAAGGGTAAACTTAAGCTGTTTATCTTGTTCAAGCAGCATGACCGCTTGTTGTTGCAATTGCTTTTTAAAGCCCTCAATTTCTTGCTCGAGATGATCTTTATCTTTGAGCGCCGGAATACCTTGGCGACGGGCTTCCAAGCTTACTAATTGTTCACGGGCTTGTTTGCGTCGCGCATCTGCTGTTTCACGCTCACTTTGCTTGTTGCTAAGTTCGCTGCGTAAATGTTGTTGCTGGTTCTTGGCGTCGCGATAGGCTTTTTGGTCTTCTACATAGCGACTTTTTGCCGCTACATAATGCGCCACTTGGTAATCGATCCATTGATCGATATACGTCTGGCTATTGCTTTTTGCATCCAGTAGAACATCGATATTTTCAATCAATCGATTGGCATCGCTTTCCATGGCGTGAATGGTTTTCATCAAATCACTCACGGTGCGAATCGCTTCACCCAAATCCTTTTTCTCAAGAATTTCGTTGGCGACAAAACCATTGATACTTTTTACTGGCTTATAAGCCATGAAGCGACTGAAGGCTCGAGCGGCGTTAATGGCTTCACGTTCACTGATGGCATCTTCACGACCACGTAATGCGCCATACAAGCGACGTAAATATTGCTTTTTGGTATCGTATTTTTCTACCGCACGCTGACCACAACGTTTTTGTAAACGCTTATAAATTTTATCAACACCAACGACTTGCTTACCTTCTTCTTCGTCCAGTAAGAAATCGCTTTGCGTCAATTCATGGCCAGACACAATCATCAGCAGCATATCGCTTTGACGCGCTACCGCTTGATTGCCCGCTTTATCAATATAAGCGCTGACACCCATCACCGCCGTAAACGGCTGACCACTTTCTCCCTGAGTAGGATGAAATACCGCCGCTAAATAACCGTTGGCGCCACCAGGTCGGGCATAAGAACCGTCGTCACAACCCAATACGTAAGAAGCCAAAGTACGCACCTGCTTACCACGGCCACGCTGTGTGGATTCATCCTGACCCGGGTTATAACTAAACAAAGTATCGTGGGCTGCGGTCATGATGGTTTGAATCGCATCCGCTGCCGTGGTTTTACCACTACCGTTACCACCACTTAATAAATTGATCGGACCAAATTCAAATTCAGTGGCTGGGATATTTCCCCAGTTTACATATACAAACTTTTTCAAAAACATTAGTTTGTCTCCTGTGCGAAGACGCTCGGTCCATCTTCGACATCAATTGCGGTCAATGATGGTTCTTGTGGTTCTTCTGGCTGATCATCGCTTTCGTTTACTTGCGCTTCTTCTTCAGTCGATGCTTCAGCTTGTGATTGGTTTTCTTCATCTGTGGCTTCGTTTTCAACCTTTGATTCGGATTCTTCGTCACCGACTTCCACCGGAGATTCATCTTCCGCTAGAAGCGTACTCAAGACATCATCACTCACATAGCTCATGATCATTGGACGAATCTTTAACCAGAACTCGGCACTTTCAAGCGCATCTTCACTGGATAATTGAATCAAACGTAATTGACGCAAGCGACGGAATAGCGATTTACGCTCTGTCATTTGTTCAGGCAAAGAACGACCTAATAAGTTTTTAAGTGCAATGCTTAACGACTCAAGAGAAACCAATACACAGCCTTGCTCATCTACTTGACCTTCACGCAGTGCTTTGTCGTATTGGCTGCGCAATACTAACACCAAAGCAACTTCATTCTGGCTAAGCCGCACACGTAAACCGCCGTTAAACGGTTGATCGTCTTCATCCATACCCGGTACTTGTGCACCCGGTGGAAAGCAGCGAATAAATTGAAAACGCTTATCATGCTGAACGCGAATTCCCATGATAGATAGGTAGTCTTGAACCAAATGCTCTAGTCGTAGATAACGATCGTAAAGCGTTTGCTCAACCTGTGATTCGTCACGGCAAATAACACCATAATCCATTAAACGGATAATCAACTCACTGAATTCTTTGAGTTGTATCCCTTCTTTTTCTAATTGCTGTTCAATGCTATTTAACATAAGACTCTAATTCTTAATCGATTAAGCTGCTGCGCTATCGTTTTTAACTAAGCGAATAGAAAACACATCTTTTTGCTCAAAATATTCGTGCTCACTACGCTCAATCCAATTTAATTCGAAGTGATATTCACTGGATAAATTATCCACTGCCCCCACACTGACTACATGGGCAAGTGCTAACAAATCGTTGGCGTTATCAATGGGTATTTCATGACTAATGACTTCATCTCGATGCTTAAACTGATCAATCATGAAGCTGCGAACTTTATTGTTATTAACAAAGAAAGCTTGATCTAGAGCTTGCTGTACATAAAGCTCTTTACGACTATCTTCATCAACACTTTCTAGACCTTCATCCACTTGTGTATCGATCACCGTACGGCGACGTGGAGGTGCAAGTCGAACATGTTGCGGATCAATAAACCCAACCTGAGGAACCGACATGAGATCTGCGACCCGTTCCAATTGCTCTGCTTGCTGTTCTTCATTCATCGACGCCAATTGCTTGCACACGGATACAACATCATTGTGCTTTTGGCTGGCGAGATAACTCATTTGACGAATAATAATATCGGCACGCTTAGTAAAGTTTTGCAATGCTTTGCGCACCAACGGCAAGATATGTTCACAAGCGCTTTTTAAACGATGCTCGATATCATCTAACACAGTCCATAAAACAGATTGATTTTCATGTACTAAATCTGGCAATAATTCTCTTAGGCGTTTTTCCGCTTTGGCTTTAAACGCTTTTGGACTTTGTCGAATATCATCCACCAGCTCACTGATCTGATCACGATATTTCTCAACGTTATCGGCACTTAAACGCACCGATAAATCGGGCTGGAAGCGCTTTTCCATGAAATCAAAGAACTGATCACTGGCTTTTTGTACCAGCATTTGTCCTTCCATCTCACGCACTAAATCACGCTTACGCTCATCCAGCTCACTAATTACATCGGTAAAATCACTGATGATGCGCTCACTGTATTCGTAGGCGTCTAACAAGTCATAGACTTCACCATGTTCTAAAAAGCTTTCCAGCATATTGCGCACGTTGCGCGTATTGCGATGGCGTGCCACTTGATTGGTTAGGCGATCCTCTAAGAAAGGCTCAACAAACTGACGGCCATGGCGTGTGAAGCTAAAACTTGACTGCAAAGTGGCTTGATCCACTTGTTTTTCAATCCAGCCGTGCTCGAGTAAGACATTAAGAATAAAGCCCGCTAGTTCCCGATGGCTTTTGAAGCGGCTTTCATCTTCTTCATCATCCTGAATAATTGGAGCACGTACTAATGCTTCGCTGAAAATATTAAGAATGGCATCACGACTCAGGGCTTGGCCATATTCGGCACTACCCGCATGAGAACTGGAGTAAAGCTGACGATACAGTTCTCGCAGACACTCCACCAACTGCTCACGGTACTTACTCGTAAGGGGGCGAAAAAACTGTAAACGTTCCTGAACAAAAAACATACAGACGAATTAATCCAGCTAATAGATAAAGGGCCTAACTTTACCTAAATAGGGGGTAATCGAAAAGGCTAAAACCGACGTAATGACATATAAATCTAAGGTCTATCAAAGCGGCCACCAACAATGGCTTCAAGACTGTTATGATTGTCGCAAAACACAGCTTATGTGGTTGCTTTTTAGCCATCAGCCAAGGTCTTTAGCGACACTTTCATTCATGATTTACAAGCAAGGAAACCCATGAAGGCTCTATTACTTATCGCCCACGGTTCTCGCAAAGCCAGCTCAAATCAAGAAGTGGCCGACTTGGCTGCCAAGTTGAAGCAGAAAGACCACGGCTTCGACCTAATTGAACATGCCTTCCTTGAACTCACTGATCCCAAAGTGCCGCATACGATCGACTCCTTAGTGAACTCAGGCGCTAGCCACATTACCTTGATGCCATACTTCTTGGCCGCTGGTATGCATGTCACCGAGGACTTGCCGGAGCTATTGGATGATGCCAAAACGCAATACCCTAACGTCAGCTTTAAACTACTGACACATTTGGGCGCAGCTCAGCAAATGCCAGAGTGGATTTTGGGCTTTGCACAAGATAAAGCGTAAATAGTATGGGCTCAGAGGAAGCAATACGCTTTCATGATCATCACTAAGGATGCCAAGGCACAGAAGCTTTGCTAAAATCCGCCTTTATTTTCAGTGAGTGTGAACATGACTCAAACGCCCTCGACTCAGGCCAATCGCGTTCTAGCGGTGAATGACGACTTACCTATCCGTACCCACAAACCCGTTCACAGTGGCAAGGTACGCAGCGTTTATTGGCTCACCCCAGAAGACAGCGCTCGCTTGATCAAAGAAAAAGGCTATGACG from Bermanella marisrubri carries:
- a CDS encoding Wadjet anti-phage system protein JetA family protein yields the protein MFFVQERLQFFRPLTSKYREQLVECLRELYRQLYSSSHAGSAEYGQALSRDAILNIFSEALVRAPIIQDDEEDESRFKSHRELAGFILNVLLEHGWIEKQVDQATLQSSFSFTRHGRQFVEPFLEDRLTNQVARHRNTRNVRNMLESFLEHGEVYDLLDAYEYSERIISDFTDVISELDERKRDLVREMEGQMLVQKASDQFFDFMEKRFQPDLSVRLSADNVEKYRDQISELVDDIRQSPKAFKAKAEKRLRELLPDLVHENQSVLWTVLDDIEHRLKSACEHILPLVRKALQNFTKRADIIIRQMSYLASQKHNDVVSVCKQLASMNEEQQAEQLERVADLMSVPQVGFIDPQHVRLAPPRRRTVIDTQVDEGLESVDEDSRKELYVQQALDQAFFVNNNKVRSFMIDQFKHRDEVISHEIPIDNANDLLALAHVVSVGAVDNLSSEYHFELNWIERSEHEYFEQKDVFSIRLVKNDSAAA
- a CDS encoding ATP-binding protein; the encoded protein is MFLKKFVYVNWGNIPATEFEFGPINLLSGGNGSGKTTAADAIQTIMTAAHDTLFSYNPGQDESTQRGRGKQVRTLASYVLGCDDGSYARPGGANGYLAAVFHPTQGESGQPFTAVMGVSAYIDKAGNQAVARQSDMLLMIVSGHELTQSDFLLDEEEGKQVVGVDKIYKRLQKRCGQRAVEKYDTKKQYLRRLYGALRGREDAISEREAINAARAFSRFMAYKPVKSINGFVANEILEKKDLGEAIRTVSDLMKTIHAMESDANRLIENIDVLLDAKSNSQTYIDQWIDYQVAHYVAAKSRYVEDQKAYRDAKNQQQHLRSELSNKQSERETADARRKQAREQLVSLEARRQGIPALKDKDHLEQEIEGFKKQLQQQAVMLLEQDKQLKFTLDASKSIFKTLQNTSIGAEISALNERNFLKQAKDVVALADEDQLDFAAILNKDMIDMAPLESHLDEGIKRQQQINEWRDRWFNPELTTDGVSLRDQLARLADRREQKLQSQQKKMQQIQMDLDRLNASQVSYPYFVEAALDAIRRECPQADPKVLCDYVEVKDPDWQNAIEGYIGGARFSIIVESDYESQAISIVRNMQGGNRARVIQGSKAKQDAERGNTPHNSIIHLMSFEHATARHYLTASYGSVEQVPDADTLRRTRRGITKQGMGSGSYSMYRCDMSDTELVFGQGARERAEQAKQRELQQLADQASQAQQSLREAQDLLLAVNQLRHLTYADQLQQMVSVNRSWQNAEKNLEQIDLSDFSELEVEYEQLAEQAQELDASIQILDSELGQTAQQLKECEKRCAVLSDQQEFTSEKADENEDNLRSIAKLWPDFDVEKCLEDADAEAERTTAEIAQNQQQAILSELNSRAQCLDRALADHNQRCQTLDAIVYNPDYSNEHSADFFQGICDVQREIERIHNRLKNNILVEKQDKLVGLKESFDNAFVTNLCHAIYQAISEGKRTLEEMNKELEHHRFGTDKENYWFDWEWVPEYRDYWNFFEEVIKNPAIGEGQTLFDVELSAKSTKVREQLMSMLLDDDEQKAMRELERISDYRNYRNYEIYKQPEGKEPIALSQYGTGSGGQLETPAYIIRSAAITSAFRFNHGDTHLRMVLVDEAFSKMDETRSKEVINYLTESLGLQLLFIMPTSKSGPFMDLISNQYVFSKVPLAGAGKRGELNTRVLVDRQQCNKEKIQALWAQHRKVVRQQAELDFMEEFA
- a CDS encoding DUF4194 domain-containing protein — encoded protein: MLNSIEQQLEKEGIQLKEFSELIIRLMDYGVICRDESQVEQTLYDRYLRLEHLVQDYLSIMGIRVQHDKRFQFIRCFPPGAQVPGMDEDDQPFNGGLRVRLSQNEVALVLVLRSQYDKALREGQVDEQGCVLVSLESLSIALKNLLGRSLPEQMTERKSLFRRLRQLRLIQLSSEDALESAEFWLKIRPMIMSYVSDDVLSTLLAEDESPVEVGDEESESKVENEATDEENQSQAEASTEEEAQVNESDDQPEEPQEPSLTAIDVEDGPSVFAQETN
- a CDS encoding sirohydrochlorin chelatase, with the protein product MHDLQARKPMKALLLIAHGSRKASSNQEVADLAAKLKQKDHGFDLIEHAFLELTDPKVPHTIDSLVNSGASHITLMPYFLAAGMHVTEDLPELLDDAKTQYPNVSFKLLTHLGAAQQMPEWILGFAQDKA